The nucleotide sequence TCCCAAGTGATCGTCTCGTTAGTTTCGATAGTAGACTTGGTAATGAATTTATATTCACTGGAAGTGTCATAAAAAACAACCTCTCTGTAGTTTGGATGAATGTCTTTTTTCATGGTAATCCCTATTTATATTAAATGTCGCTTTTTCAAATGGAGGCACAAAGTTATCCTTTTTTGTAAAAGCCTCCAAATGTTTATCAATGAATTATTTAACTAGAAGGGGTTCAGCCAACTAATCCAGTGCAAAATTGTGAAAAAAATGCCGGATATCAGCAATAGAGGTGATAAAATTTGAAAGCTTGGAGTTTGATGGTCAGCTAAGAAGACTTGATCAAAACGCTTTTTTATTGAAAAAGCCTCGTTTTCATCTAATATTGTTTTAATTTTTGTAGTTGAATAGAAGAATTATGTGAATAATTGCCCATGAAAAGATTTTTACTATCTCTTACTGCTAGTGTTTTCCTGTTTCCATTTTGTTTTGCCCAGAGTGCTTATATTGATTTCAATAGGGATTATTACCATTTAATAGATCGTTATGAAATTTTGGGAGGAAATTTTAACTCTTCCTTCCACACCGGCTATAAACCGTATAGAAGAGATGATGTGGCTGACTTTTTGGAAACCATCGATGAACAGTATGTGTCTAAGGTGGATGCATTTAATATCAATTTCCTGAAAAACGATAATTGGGAATTTATAGAGGAGGAAACGGATTTTTCCAAGAAGCCATTGTGGAAAGCCTTATATAAAAAGCCTTCGGATTTTTATTATCACAGAGATAAGGTGGTAGATGTGCACGTCAATCCAGTGTTGTATTTCCGGGGAGGGAGGGATAGTGAACAGGATTTTATGAATTTCAAAAACTCTAGGGGTATTGCTGTCAGGGGGAGTGTGGATAGAAAAGTGGGTTTTTTCACCTATTTAAGTACCAATGAGGTGATCTTTCCCTCTTGGATAGATACCTACGCAAAGCATAACGGTGCAGTGCCAGGTGAAGGGTTTTGGAAGACTTATGGGGATCATGGTTATAGTTATTTTTCTGCAAGGGGCTATGTGACCGTTCAGGTCAGTAAGCATATTTCTGCCCAGATGGGCCATGATAGAAATTTTATTGGTGAGGGGTACAGGTCCATGGTGCTTTCTGATTTTTCCAATCCCTATATGTTTTTTAAACTGAACACAAGGGTATGGAAACTCCAGTTTACCAATACTTGGGCCCAGTTAAATGCAGATGTTTTTTTGGATAGAATAGGTAGACCTACCGATGGTAGGTATCCTAAGAAGTTTTTTAGTCTGCATCGCTTAGGTTTGAACTTGGGTAAAAAATTCAATATCGGCGTCTTTGAATCTGTAATGGCCAATAAGGCGGATTGGACTTATTTTAATCCGATTATATTTTACCGGTGGGTAGAACATCAATTAGGAACTCCCGATCAAGTAATGTTAGGGACGGATTTTAAATGGAATATGGCCAATTCCATGCAGTTTTATGGACAATTTGCTTTGGATGAATTTGTTTTTGGAGAATTTTTTGGACAGGATGGAAAAAACTCTAGCAGAAATAAGCATGGTTTACAGCTAGGATATAAGTATATCAATGTATTCAATATTCCCAATTTGGATCTGCAGTTGGAGTATAATCAAGCAAGGCCCTATACCTATCAGGAAAAGGAGGAATACCAGGCTTATACCAATTACCGTACTCCGCTAACCCATCCCAGAGGGGCTAATTTCAGGGAAATGATTGGTATTCTTCGTTACCAGCCGCTTCCAAAACTATCATTCAATTTTATAGGTGTTTACCATTATTATGGAGCAGATCCCAATGAGGAAACCAATATGGGTGGTGATTTGTTGAAAAACAGATTGGAAGGAACTGATGGTTTGGGACTTTATGGGCATACCATAGGACAGGGGGTGGAAAGCAGGATGCTTATTGGAAACTTTAGGGCTTCCTATATGCTGCGACATAATTTGTTTTTGGATGCGGGGCATAGTTATCGCAAGCATACAGCCCAAAATTTGGATAGTCCTGAAGTAAGTCAGTATTCGCAGCTATCCTTAAGACTGAATATAGCCAGAGAAGATTTTAATTATTAAACAAAAGTGGAGGAGGTTTTTTCCTAAGTACATGAGGACCTATTTAAGAATTCTGGCCTATGCCAGACCATACAGACAATATTTTCCTTTTTATATAGTATATGCATTTCTGGCAATCATTTTTGGTTTGCTAAATTTCACTTTGCTCAAACCCTTGTTTGATGTGATTTTTGAACAGGTGAATCCGGAAGAGCTGGAAAAATATGCCCATCAGCCCGATTTTTCTTTTACCATAGATTATTTTATGCACCTTTTTAACCATTATTTTATTCAGGTAGCAGAAATGCATGGGAAGTTTGGGACTTTGGTTTATGTCTGTATTATTATCGTGGTTTCGGTATTCCTCTCCAATCTATTTACGTATTTGTCTGGAGTGGTTCTGGCCAAGGTGCGTGCTGATGTGATCAAAAAGATGCGTATGAATGTCTTTGATCAGGTGAGTCGAATGCATATCGGTTATTTTTCCAATGAGCGGAAAGGAGACCTGATGTCCAAAATGACCAATGATATTCAAGAAGTAGAAAATAGCGTGGTTCAATCTCTGAGGGTTGTTTTTAGAGAACCTGTTACCATTATTTTATACTTTGGAGCCTTGTTTTTTATGTCAGTAAAGCTGACCATTTTTACTATTTTGATTATTCCGATTTCAGGGGCATTGATTGGAGGGATTACCAAGCGACTGAAAAAGAAGGCCATTGAAAGCCAAGAGTCATTGGGGAGGATTGTAAATATTTTGGATGAAACCATAGGGGGAATGCGTGTGGTGAAAGCCTTTGGTGCAAGGAATTATGTTTATGATAAATTTGACGAGGAGACAGGAAAGTATTCTTCTATTAATGTTTCAATGGCACGCAGGAATGAGCTGGCCTCTCCAATGTCTCAGTTTTTGGGCGTTTTTGTTGTGGCAGGTATCCTTTTGTATGGAGGCAGTTTGGTTCTTAATAATGCTTCAGATTTAAGTGCCAGTGAATTTTTGGCTTATATTATTTTATTTACTCAGGTACTTAATCCTGCAAAGGAAATTTCTAGAGCCATGAGTACCATTCAAAGGGGCTTGGCATCTGCAGAAAGAATTTTTAAGGTGATAGATACTCCTTCGGAAATCCAAGATGCAGTATCTCCCAGATCTCTTGCTCAATTCAATAGTAAGGTGGAGTTTGATCATGTCAATTTTGGATACGAGCATGTGTTGGTATTAAAGGATATTCATTTTACCTTAGAGAAGGGGAAAACCATCGCTTTGGTGGGGCCATCCGGGGGAGGGAAATCTACTATTGCTGATTTATTGCCTAGGTTTTATGATCCTCTTGATGGCATCGTGAAGTTAGATGGAGTGAACATCAAGGATTACAAAATTGCTGATTTGAGAAACTTAGTAGGGATTGTTACCCAAGAGTCAATACTGTTTAATGATACAGTATTTAATAATATTGCTTTTGGGCTGAAAGATGTGTCCATGGATGCGGTGATAAAGGCTGCAAAGATTGCCAATGCGCATGAGTTTATAGAGAAATTGGAGGAGGGGTATCAGACCAATATTGGAGAACGTGGCAGTAAATTGTCTGGCGGGCAAAGGCAGCGGTTGAGTATTGCACGGGCAGTTTTGAAAAATCCACCTATCCTGATACTGGATGAAGCCACTTCAGCATTGGACTCCGAGTCGGAACGTTTGGTGCAGGAAGCATTGACCAATTTGATGAGTCATAGGACTACACTGGTGATTGCGCACCGCTTAAGCACCATACAGCATGCTGATGAGATATTGGTGATACAGCAAGGTGAAATAGTGGAAAGAGGAACGCATGAGAGCCTGATGGAAAAAGAAGGTTTGTACAAGAAGCTTTCCTCAATGCAGTCAGTTTAGTATATTAGTTAGTAAAACCCAATTTTAAACATATGAAAAAAATAACAAGCATATTTCAGCTTTTGGTAGCGCTATTTTTTGGAGTTGCATTGGTCTTCTTTTTAGCGTTTGATAGTGTGAAAAACGGCTTCAATATCGAGGAGCTTACCGCTGGGAAAGTGGTGGTTTGGATGCTGGTCGGATTTGTGATTTATTTGTTGGCTTGGTTATTTCAAAGCATGTATGCTGGCGGGCTTAATAAAAAGATCATGAAAATGGAAAGTGAAAATAATAGCTTAAAAGCCAAACTTTATGATATCGAACAAGGAAAGAAATCAAGGGTGGGTGAAGAGGTGACGAATGCTTCAGAGGAGGAAAAGGATTCCTCAGTGATTAAGCCCCGTCAAAACATCAAATAGTAGAAAGTAAAACACTAGTATAATAATTAGTATATTAGGAAATCTCGAAAAGAGATTTCCTTTTTTATTATCAAGAATAAATTATCAAATGGTAGCTAAAACTTTTGGAAGCACGGTGTCCGGAGTCGATGCCAAGCTGATTACAATAGAAGTAAATGTAGGTCAGGGAACAAGTTTTTATATGGTAGGCCTACCGGACAGTGCGGTAAAGGAAAGCCAGCAAAGGGTGGAATCAGCCTTGAAATATTTTGGTTATAGGATGCCCCGGCAAAAAGTAGTTGTCAATTTGGCCCCGGCAGATATCCGTAAAGAGGGCTCAGCTTATGATCTTCCCATTGCCATGGGGATATTAAAAGCATCTGAGCAGGTCGGCTTTCCGGAATTGGAGCAGTATGTCATCATGGGCGAATTGTCCCTAGATGGTCAGCTAAGGCCTATCAAGGGCGTATTGCCCATAGCCATAGAAGCAAGAAGGTCAGGTTTCAAGGGGGTGATCTTACCTAAAATGAATGCTTCGGAAGCCTCTATCGTTAATAATTTGGATGTGATCGGTGTAGAGACCTTGGAAGAGGCAATAGGTTTTTTGGATGGGGAATTGGAGATCGAACCATTGGTGACCGATACTCGGGACATATTTTACCACAGCCTGGAGGATTACGAATTTGACTTTGCGGATGTCCAAGGGCAGGACAATATCAAAAGGGCCATGGAGATAGCCGCAGCAGGAGGCCATAATGTGGTGATGATTGGCCCTCCAGGTGCTGGTAAAACCATGTTGGCCAAAAGGCTGCCTTCCATTTTACCTCCTTTGACTTTACAGGAAGCTTTGGAAACCACTAAAATTCATTCTGTCGCAGGAAGACTAGGAAATGAAGCAACACTTATAGCACAAAGACCTTTTCGCTCTCCCCATCATACCATAAGTGATGTGGCGTTGGTCGGTGGAGGGGGCAATCCCCAGCCGGGAGAAATCTCCCTTTCGCATAATGGGGTGCTATTTTTAGATGAATTGCCGGAGTTTAAAAGGACGGTGCTTGAGGTAATGCGCCAACCTCTGGAAGAGCGTAAGGTAACCATCAGCCGGGCAAAAGTCTCTGTGGACTATCCTGCTAATTTTATGTTGATTGCCAGCATGAACCCATGCCCATGTGGCTATTATAATCATCCTGATAAGGAGTGTGTTTGCGCACCAGGGGTAGTTCAGCGATATTTGAACAAGGTAAGCGGTCCCTTATTGGATAGGATTGATCTGCATGTGGAGGTAACCCCCGTGAAGTTTGAAGAAATGACTTCCATGAATAAGGCAGAAGACAGTTCCTCTATTAGGGAAAGGGTGATTGCGGGAAGGGAAATGCAGGTGAAACGTTTTGAAGAGCATAAAGATATCTACTGCAATGCCATGATGCCATCGCATTTGGTTAAAGAAGTGTGTCAGATCAATGAAGGAGGAAAAAAACTGCTGAAAACCGCTATGGAAAGATTGGGGTTGTCTGCCCGAGCTTATGATAGGATCTTGAAAGTAGCGAGGACGATAGCGGATTTGTCAGGAAGTGAGCAGATTAAAGTAGAACATCTGGCAGAGGCTATTCAGTACAGAAGTTTGGATCGTGAAGGATGGGCAGGTTAAAACAAAATTTTCAATAAGTTTTGAGCTAAATTTGAATAATTATATGATTAGAAAAATGATATTATATTTCCAGTATTTGTATTTTGAAAAAGTAGTATTGAAATATTCTTATAAAATTATTGTACTTTAATGATTGTTAAGTTTTGCAAATAAATATGAAATGCTTTTATTTGCAGACAAAGTTGTTGTCACCCTTATATATACAATCCAACTAATTCAACACACTTTTTTCTTTAGAAAGTCAGTTAAAGAAAGGGGCCATCCGCTTAAGCGGATGGCTTTGTTGTTTTGACCCGAAATTATTCTTTTTGGGTACAATCATAGGGTAAATGCAAAAAATGGAGAGAAAGAATATTCAGATCAAGCCTGGCCTGAAAATAGGTTGTTAATCGCTTACCTTTCTCATAATAATTCAATTTCGATTAGTTCTTGATTTTTTTGAAAGCCTGTTCTAGGTCTTCTAGAAGGTCTTCCAAATGTTCCAGGCCGACAGAAACACGGATAAGATTTTGCGGGGTTTTGGTATCGGGGCCTTCTACTGCAGCTCTTCTTTCAATAAGGCTTTCCACACCGCCCAAGCTAGTAGCATTACTGAAGAATTTGAGGTGGGAGATGAATTTGTCCGCATTTTCCGGTCCTCCTTTTATTAGAAAAGAAAGGATTCCCCCAAAACCAGTCATTTGATTTGCGGCTATCTGATGACCGGGATGCTGTGTTAATCCTGGATAAAAGACATTTTCGACCATTGGATGCTGATTCAAGAAGGTGGCGATAATCCCAGCATGCTCGGCATGGCCTTTCATTCTATAGGCCAAGGTTTTTATGCTTCTGGTTAGGTAATAGCAGTCAAAAGGAGAAGGGACCGCTCCCCCGGTTTTTTGAACATTTAGTATTTGATCCCAAAACTTATTTTCCTCTTTTGTAATCAATGCCCCTCCAAGAATATCACTGTGCCCCCCGAGGTATTTGGTCGTACTATGCATCACCATATCGGCTCCTAGTTTCAAAGGATTTTGGAATACAGGAGTGGCGAAGGTATTGTCGCAAATAGAGATAATATCATTTTCCCTAGCCAATTTACATAGGGCCTTGATGTCACTGATTTTTAGTAATGGATTGGAAGGACTTTCTATCCAAATGAGTTTAGTATTGGGTTGAAGGCTTTTTTTGAGTTTTTGGCTATAACTAAGGTCAATGAATGTAACTTCCAGCTTATCATGGAATATTTCAACCAACTGTTTTTTGAGACCATGGTACATGTCTGATGGGGCGATTACATGGCTTCCGTGAGGGAGAGCTTGAAAAACAGCCATTCCTGCGGCATTTCCTGAAGAGAAGGCTGCAGCGGATTTTCCCATTTCAAGTTTGGCCAATAGATTTTCCAGGGCCATTCTATTGGGATTATTGGCTCGGGAATATATCAGGGAATCTTTTTGGTGTTCAAAAGTGGTGGATAGGGTAATGGGTTGAACTACCGGTCTGTGGCTGTCCGTTATCAAATTCCCTCCATGAATGGCTATGGTCTCGAATTTCATGATTGTCAATTTTATTTAAAATTAATGAATTTGGACCAAAGTGGGGTAAGATTTAGTTATCTGCTCATGGCTAATTAAGAAAATTGTAGGTGATCAGCTTTAATAAGTAGATTTAAGAGCCATGGGCTGCTGATTTGTATTTTGGAGTTAGGGAGACATTTGTTTAAAAGTGGTCTTATGATTGTAAGAATAAGTGTCCCATCCATTAGAATTTTTAAATTGTAATAAGAAAAATAGCAAGGCTTTCCAACCATTTCCAATAAAACAGCCTCTTTATAGTGGAAACCGATTAGAATGAAGTCAATTTTTGAAAAAGATCTTATTGCTGCATGTATAAGGCAGGATCGAAAAGCCCAGTTTGAGCTCTTCGAGCGATATAAGGTGGCCTTGTATTCCACAGTGTATAGAATTTTGGATGATGAGGCTGAGGCACATGATGCCCTACAAGAATCCTTTATTGAGATATTCAAGGGGATTAAAAAATTTAGGGGGGAGAGTACTTTGGGTGCATGGATGAAAAAAATAGCAGTGAGAAAAGCGATTCATATGGCGAAAAAACGGATATATTTTTCATCATTGGATCAGGTGGATGCCTTTTCTGAAGCAGGTGTTCTTGATGGTTGGATAGATGGGGAAATGCTGGATCAAGCCATAAGGAAATTGCCGGTGGGATGTAGAAGTGTCTTTTTGATGATAGAAGTGGAGGGGTTTAAGCATGCAGAATGTGCCCAAATGCTGTCTATTTCAGAAAGTACTTCCAAGTCCCAGCTGTTTTATGCTAAAAAGTTATTACGAGAAAGTTTAAATCAAGTACTGAAGGCATGAAAGAGAATTTTGATTTACCGGAATTTCAGCCCAATAAGAATTTTTGGGATAAACTGGAAAGCGAAAGAAGCTTTGAAAAGCAATTGTCCAGAGAATTGCCGCATTTGCCTTTAGTCGCTCCCAAGGAGGAGGCTTGGCAAGGAATCGAGGAGGAATTGAATAATCAGCATTCAATCCGTCCTTTTTGGATAGGCGTAGCTGCGGTTTTCCTTGTTATGGTGGTGGCTTATATACTCTTCATGACGATAAAAATGGACTCTTTTTCCAATGATCAGGAATTTCTTTTGACCAATACTTATTCCGAGATGGAAATTCCGTTAAAAGTGCCAAAGATGAATAAGCTGAAAGTTACATCGGTTCCGGCAGTAAAAGAAACGGCAGTACAGAAAGCCCCAAAGGAAAATTTCATGATCAAAAAGGAAATAGCATTAGGTGAAATAGAAGTTCCCGAATTGTCCATGCCCGTGTTTATTACAGCAGCGCCATTGGCTGTGAATGAGCGCCCAAGGCCTGTTCAAGAGGATGAAACCGCGGAGGAAAGCTTTCATGAGGTAAGGGTTTCATGGGGGATTAATGAGAAGATCAAGATCAATACAGCTTATTCAGCTAAAAATAAACGCATTGATACAGAAAGGGAGCTGAGTAAGTTGAGAAGCAATCCTGGGAAGCTTGTTTTGAGGTTTTCCAATGGGCAATGAAATTGACATTTTTTTTGGTTTCCAACTAAATGAATTAATCATAAAAAAAGATAAGAAAAAATGAAAAAGGCAGGTTTAATAGTCATGCTAATGGGGATTGTTATGTCTTCAGTTTTGGCCCAAGAGGTAGAGAATACACTTTCCCATAGCCAACAAAATTGGTTGGATAAGGATTGGCCGATTACTGATACTTTGCAGTTCAGTTTGCCCAATGAAGGAAAGGTCTTGTTCTACTACAATGAAGAGGAATTTTCCACCGAGGAGCTGAAAGCAGCATTGGAACCCTTGATGAAAAGGGCTACTAGATTCCCCGAGTTCGAAACCAAAGCATTTAGGTTGGCCAATAATTTCGCCCCAACGAGTTTGGATAATGTGAAGAATAAAATTGACCGGAACTATGTCCGACATTTAGAGAGTATCGAATTGGGGATCCCAGTGGGGATAGATTTTACTGCGGGCTATTTTACACCTGAGGTAGGCTTTAGGGCACATCTGAATTTGCCAGGTTACAGTTTGGGCGCTTCTATCACCAATACTGTTTATTTTCCTGACAGGGAGGCAGGGGAATTGGAAGTGAACAGTAATTGGTTTTTGAATGGAGAGTTTTCTTGGAATAAGGGACAAGCCATTGTCAATAATGAACAGACGATTCAAGTGGGAATATTATTGAATCAGGGCAGTTATAAACTGTTTCAAGGAACAACCATAAGGGCCGTTTATAGGCATAGATTGAGCAAGCATCTTTTTATTCAGGCTGGGCTGGTAGCAACAGATAATTTGAAAACGTTTTATCCGACTATAGGTGTGCGGTTTTGGTAAATTAGGGCGTTCAGCTAACACAAAAGGCTAACCGATCGGTTAGCCTTTTGTGTTTTTAAAGCTGTAATCGCTTATCGAATTCTGTCTACTGACTTTACCAATAATTCGTCTTTTCTGATAAACCTATTGGCCACAATATTGAAGATCATTGCGACAATAATGGTATAGAAACCCAGCATAAAGGCGCCACTGGCCATAGGGTTAAAGTCTAAATTATAGCTATAAGTAATGTATACGATGATACCTAGGTTGATGACCATCACTAAGGAGTTGATCATATTTAGGAACATTTGTTTTGTTCTGGTCTTGAACTGGCTAAGGCTGTAAAGGGCAATTAAGGCTGCAAGAATAGCCAATGCGCCGATATAATAAGTACCAGTTTCTTCTATTACCGAATCGCTGGTCACATTCATATGGGTCATTGACCAAGCCGTCAGTTTAAGGCTTTCAGTTTGATCTACATTTACTTGTGTCCAAATAGGGAAATAAGTAACCAAAAGCATGGCAACGGCCACAAGGAATAAGAAGATAGTTTGAAC is from Echinicola marina and encodes:
- a CDS encoding trans-sulfuration enzyme family protein, which gives rise to MKFETIAIHGGNLITDSHRPVVQPITLSTTFEHQKDSLIYSRANNPNRMALENLLAKLEMGKSAAAFSSGNAAGMAVFQALPHGSHVIAPSDMYHGLKKQLVEIFHDKLEVTFIDLSYSQKLKKSLQPNTKLIWIESPSNPLLKISDIKALCKLARENDIISICDNTFATPVFQNPLKLGADMVMHSTTKYLGGHSDILGGALITKEENKFWDQILNVQKTGGAVPSPFDCYYLTRSIKTLAYRMKGHAEHAGIIATFLNQHPMVENVFYPGLTQHPGHQIAANQMTGFGGILSFLIKGGPENADKFISHLKFFSNATSLGGVESLIERRAAVEGPDTKTPQNLIRVSVGLEHLEDLLEDLEQAFKKIKN
- a CDS encoding YifB family Mg chelatase-like AAA ATPase; amino-acid sequence: MVAKTFGSTVSGVDAKLITIEVNVGQGTSFYMVGLPDSAVKESQQRVESALKYFGYRMPRQKVVVNLAPADIRKEGSAYDLPIAMGILKASEQVGFPELEQYVIMGELSLDGQLRPIKGVLPIAIEARRSGFKGVILPKMNASEASIVNNLDVIGVETLEEAIGFLDGELEIEPLVTDTRDIFYHSLEDYEFDFADVQGQDNIKRAMEIAAAGGHNVVMIGPPGAGKTMLAKRLPSILPPLTLQEALETTKIHSVAGRLGNEATLIAQRPFRSPHHTISDVALVGGGGNPQPGEISLSHNGVLFLDELPEFKRTVLEVMRQPLEERKVTISRAKVSVDYPANFMLIASMNPCPCGYYNHPDKECVCAPGVVQRYLNKVSGPLLDRIDLHVEVTPVKFEEMTSMNKAEDSSSIRERVIAGREMQVKRFEEHKDIYCNAMMPSHLVKEVCQINEGGKKLLKTAMERLGLSARAYDRILKVARTIADLSGSEQIKVEHLAEAIQYRSLDREGWAG
- a CDS encoding RNA polymerase sigma factor, which codes for MKSIFEKDLIAACIRQDRKAQFELFERYKVALYSTVYRILDDEAEAHDALQESFIEIFKGIKKFRGESTLGAWMKKIAVRKAIHMAKKRIYFSSLDQVDAFSEAGVLDGWIDGEMLDQAIRKLPVGCRSVFLMIEVEGFKHAECAQMLSISESTSKSQLFYAKKLLRESLNQVLKA
- a CDS encoding ABC transporter ATP-binding protein, with product MRTYLRILAYARPYRQYFPFYIVYAFLAIIFGLLNFTLLKPLFDVIFEQVNPEELEKYAHQPDFSFTIDYFMHLFNHYFIQVAEMHGKFGTLVYVCIIIVVSVFLSNLFTYLSGVVLAKVRADVIKKMRMNVFDQVSRMHIGYFSNERKGDLMSKMTNDIQEVENSVVQSLRVVFREPVTIILYFGALFFMSVKLTIFTILIIPISGALIGGITKRLKKKAIESQESLGRIVNILDETIGGMRVVKAFGARNYVYDKFDEETGKYSSINVSMARRNELASPMSQFLGVFVVAGILLYGGSLVLNNASDLSASEFLAYIILFTQVLNPAKEISRAMSTIQRGLASAERIFKVIDTPSEIQDAVSPRSLAQFNSKVEFDHVNFGYEHVLVLKDIHFTLEKGKTIALVGPSGGGKSTIADLLPRFYDPLDGIVKLDGVNIKDYKIADLRNLVGIVTQESILFNDTVFNNIAFGLKDVSMDAVIKAAKIANAHEFIEKLEEGYQTNIGERGSKLSGGQRQRLSIARAVLKNPPILILDEATSALDSESERLVQEALTNLMSHRTTLVIAHRLSTIQHADEILVIQQGEIVERGTHESLMEKEGLYKKLSSMQSV
- a CDS encoding DUF4293 domain-containing protein; translation: MIQRVQTIFLFLVAVAMLLVTYFPIWTQVNVDQTESLKLTAWSMTHMNVTSDSVIEETGTYYIGALAILAALIALYSLSQFKTRTKQMFLNMINSLVMVINLGIIVYITYSYNLDFNPMASGAFMLGFYTIIVAMIFNIVANRFIRKDELLVKSVDRIR